One window from the genome of Rufibacter tibetensis encodes:
- a CDS encoding cupin domain-containing protein, whose protein sequence is MKTLRNVAAKITTQAYRSYQGGFFKVLLSPEQTAECMALVDMTLPRGAEPPVHVHSREDETFYLLSGEMTFKIGDKTIKAVSGDAVFAPRQTPHLFSIESESARFLTLITPGQFLNYFLEFSFPAAEELKVVPPQGPPPAEVIRHMTSQLIGKYGVLFV, encoded by the coding sequence ATGAAAACATTACGAAATGTAGCAGCAAAAATCACCACCCAGGCGTACAGAAGTTACCAGGGAGGATTCTTCAAAGTGCTTCTTTCGCCGGAGCAAACCGCGGAATGCATGGCCTTGGTAGACATGACCTTGCCCAGAGGAGCTGAACCACCCGTACACGTGCACAGCCGGGAAGACGAAACGTTTTATCTGCTTTCTGGCGAAATGACCTTTAAAATAGGAGACAAAACAATCAAGGCAGTGTCCGGCGATGCTGTCTTCGCACCACGCCAGACTCCGCACCTCTTCAGCATTGAGTCTGAAAGTGCGCGCTTCCTGACCTTGATCACGCCGGGGCAGTTCCTGAACTACTTTCTGGAATTCAGTTTTCCGGCCGCTGAAGAGTTAAAGGTTGTACCGCCGCAGGGTCCGCCACCCGCCGAAGTGATCAGGCACAT